From the genome of Vicia villosa cultivar HV-30 ecotype Madison, WI linkage group LG2, Vvil1.0, whole genome shotgun sequence, one region includes:
- the LOC131647520 gene encoding DEAD-box ATP-dependent RNA helicase 39-like yields MKRRIKELLRLSFSSPHSKIHHQPLSRSLQPTSSSQCSTSFSTFSKSQRDSLIFQQFKERKLKGSSKDSIFNPRVSNSVPESFDTNVEKTVQKGLKNESENEDSMVVANFKELGLSEVLVEVMEEIGDFLPTEIQCVVIPTILEGKSLLLSSPSQPDRTLAYLLPLIQLLRRDSELHGSNSKHPRAVVLCASEEKVEQCFNAARYIIHNAELKSAKNRASSDNKKSNSSIGLMIGTPCEILQYIDEGIVVLAELKYLVLDEADSMLGNHLGPEIHKIIRPLQNHDSKSDVKRLQTILAISTIAEVLGEKSPIVERLERDHAGNVSALSIEMEEAEVFHLTKSLDALRKKLEEAMNSL; encoded by the exons ATGAAAAGAAGAATCAAAGAACTTCTACGCCTCTCATTTTCATCTCCACACTCTAAAATTCACCACCAACCACTCTCAAGATCATTACAACCCACTTCTTCTTCTCAATGTTCAACATCTTTCTCAACCTTTTCAAAATCCCAAAGGGATTCACTGATTTTCCAACAGTTCAAAGAAAGGAAACTCAAAGGGTCATCAAAAGACTCAATTTTTAATCCAAGAGTTTCAAATTCCGTTCCAGAAAGTTTTGATACTAACGTCGAGAAAACAGTCCAAAAGGGTTTGAAAAATGAGAGTGAAAATGAAGATTCTATGGTGGTTGCTAACTTTAAGGAGTTAGGTTTGAGTGAAGTTCTTGTTGAGGTTATGGAAGAGATTGGTGATTTTTTACCAACTGAGATACAGTGTGTTGTTATTCCAACTATTTTGGAGGGGAAGAGTTTGTTGTTGAGTTCACCTTCTCAGCCTGATAGGACATTGGCCTACTTGTTGCCCCTTATTCAG CTGCTAAGACGAGATAGTGAGTTGCATGGTTCGAATTCAAAGCATCCTCGAGCTGTTGTGCTTTGTGCTTCTGAAGAGAAAGTTGAACAG TGCTTTAATGCAGCAAGATATATCATCCATAATGCAGAATTGAAGTCTGCGAAGAATCGTGCTTCATCGGATAACAAAAAGTCAAATTCCTCAATTGGCTTAATGATTGGAACTCCTTGTGAGATTCTGCAATACATTGATGAAGGGATTGTTGTTCTTGCAGAATTAAAATACTTG GTATTGGATGAAGCCGATTCTATGCTTGGTAACCACCTTGGTCCTGAAATCCATAAAATTATCCGACCATTACAAAATCATGACTCAAAATCCGATGTCAAAAGATTGCAGACAATTTTGGCAATTTCAACTATAGCTGAG GTTTTGGGCGAAAAGTCGCCCATTGTAGAACGTCTTGAGCGCGATCATGCTGGAAATGTTTCTGCATTGTCGATAGAAATGGAGGAAGCAGAAGTTTTTCATTTGACAAAGTCTCTGGACGCTCTTAGGAAAAAATTGGAGGAGGCCATGAATTCCCTTTAG